The Thermotoga caldifontis AZM44c09 genomic interval TTGATGAGCCCGTTCTCAAGACTTGGAACAGCTGTGGCAAGCCTTGGCTCCATTTCTATGACGCTGGAACCGACGTACGCGATCAGACACTCATAGATCTGCGTCAGTACTTCTCCACTCGCGGTGTCGTACGCATAGTGTGGATCGAGTGTGTCAGGTTCACCGATCGTGAGCGTAATGATGGTGTCCGGGTTCTTGACTTCTGCGAAGATCAGTGCCGCGACGGCCAGGAACAGTACCAGCAAGAACTTTCTCATTCCTTCACACCCCCCAAGAGTGCTTTTACATTTATAAAGTATACTCCAAAATTGACCACGATCAAAGTCTCAATACTACGTCGGCCAGTTCGAAAAGACTACCAAAGCGATGACTCGTCACGACCAGGATTTTTCCTCTTCCCTTTTGATCCTTCAAAATCTGGCGTACAATTTCTTTCCCAGCTCTGTCCAGACCTATCAACGGTTCATCGAACAGTATAAGCAACGGTTCGTGTACTAAAGCACACGCTATCGCAACGCGTCTCGCTTCTCCGTCTGAAAGTTGAAACGGGCTTTTGCTGAGGACATCTTCCGTTAAACCCACCGAGTAGACTGCTTCCTTCACTCGCTCGGCGATCCTATCCAGACCGAAATTCCTGGCGGAGAAAGCGATTTCATCGAAAACTGTTTCGCAAAAGAATTGATCCTCAGCCCTCTGCATGACATAACCGATTCTGCTGAAGCCAACATCGCTCACGGGAATCTCATCCAACAGTATCGAGCCGGATTGAGGTTTGAGAAGTCCAGCGATGAGCTTCAGTAAGGTGGACTTGCCGCTTCCGTTCGGACCCTGAACGAGCAGAAGCTGACCGCTTCTGACTCGAACGTTCAACCGGTCGAAAAGCTTTTTACCATCTTCGTATCCGAACGTTACATCGATCAATCTCAGCTCAGCATTCAACATCTTCGAATCTTCTCTCGAGAAATTCATGGATTCCACCGTGAAAGTCAATGGTTCCATCGCTCATGTGTATCACCGATGTGGCAAGATCAAAAAAGATCCTCGGTTCGTGCGTCGAAACGAAGATCGTTTTACCGAGTTGCTTCAGTTCACGAAGGGCTTCCAGCAGCTCTTCCACACCGAGATCATCCAGCATCGATGTGGGTTCGTCCAGAAGAAAGATTTCCGGTTTTAACAAATAAAGAGAAGCTATGACGAGCTTTTGAGCGAGT includes:
- a CDS encoding energy-coupling factor ABC transporter ATP-binding protein; amino-acid sequence: MLNAELRLIDVTFGYEDGKKLFDRLNVRVRSGQLLLVQGPNGSGKSTLLKLIAGLLKPQSGSILLDEIPVSDVGFSRIGYVMQRAEDQFFCETVFDEIAFSARNFGLDRIAERVKEAVYSVGLTEDVLSKSPFQLSDGEARRVAIACALVHEPLLILFDEPLIGLDRAGKEIVRQILKDQKGRGKILVVTSHRFGSLFELADVVLRL